One Oncorhynchus nerka isolate Pitt River linkage group LG5, Oner_Uvic_2.0, whole genome shotgun sequence genomic window carries:
- the LOC115129973 gene encoding complement C1q-like protein 2 yields MVLALIIVIPLLVQSTKTSAHYEMMGTCRMICDPYSSKPASATAMELMQDLNAIPPPMAHGSKGELGRPGKAGPRGPPGEPGPPGPRGPPGDRGDSGKAGYPAVTSGTAKTETDTDEVNMALGETKVAFYVGLKNPHEGYEVLKFDDVVTNLGNQYDPTNGKFTCQVSGMYFFTYHVLMRGGDGTSMWADLCKNGQVRASAIAQDADQNYDYAGNSVVLHLDSGDEIYVKLDGGKAHGGNNNKYSTFSGFILYPD; encoded by the exons ATGGTGTTGGCCCTTATCATAGTAATACCGCTGCTTGTGCAAAGTACCAAGACTTCGGCTCACTATGAGATGATGGGCACCTGTCGAATGATCTGTGATCCATACAGTTCGAAACCCGCCAGCGCCACGGCCATGGAGCTTATGCAGGACCTGAATGCCATCCCGCCGCCAATGGCGCATGGCTCCAAAGGTGAATTAGGGCGACCTGGGAAAGCGGGACCAAGGGGTCCACCGGGAGAACCAGGACCCCCTGGCCCAAGAGGACCACCGGGAGACAGGGGTGATTCCGGGAAAGCTGGTTACCCCGCGGTAACGTCAGGGACTGCAAAGACCGAAACGGACACGGACGAGGTTAACATGGCACTCGGTGAAACAAAGGTTGCGTTCTATGTCGGGTTGAAGAACCCACACGAAGGATATGAGGTGCTTAAATTCGACGATGTTGTCACAAACTTGGGAAATCAATACGACCCAACCAATGGCAAGTTCACTTGCCAAGTGTCCGGAATGTATTTTTTCACATACCATGTGTTAATGCGAGGAGGCGACGGGACAAGCATGTGGGCAGACTTGTGCAAAAACGGACAG GTTCGGGCAAGTGCTATTGCACAGGACGCAGACCAGAACTACGATTACGCAGGTAACAGCGTGGTTCTACACCTGGATTCCGGAGATGAGATTTATGTCAAACTGGACGGTGGCAAAGCACACGGAGGCAACAACAACAAGTACAGCACCTTCTCTGGATTCATTTTGTATCCAGATTAA
- the LOC115129972 gene encoding homeobox protein engrailed-1-B-like, whose protein sequence is MEERIDQNSRDSTEGESVSLSPNLPSPPILPHQAAQQVHRTTNFFIDNILRPDFGCKKELGSRERAQTSGRENVNPLVIRPSHASSLCQDSNCSSDSTSSSSSSPSSKQSSTKQGEGNGTTTTRYGDTASIVVVNASNGGSPPAKESTPMLWPAWVYCTRYSDRPSSGPRTRKLKKKKNEKEDKRPRTAFTAEQLQRLKSEFQANRYITEQRRQSLATELNLNESQIKIWFQNKRAKIKKGNGYKNGLALQLMAQGLYNHSTTTVQEEKDDSE, encoded by the exons ATGGAAGAGCGAATTGATCAGAACAGCCGTGATTCGACTGAGGGAGAGAGCGTGTCCCTCTCCCCGAATCTACCATCTCCTCCAATTTTGCCCCACCAGGCAGCACAGCAGGTACATAGAACGACAAACTTTTTTATTGACAATATTCTGCGGCCAGACTTCGGCTGCAAGAAGGAGCTTGGGAGTCGGGAGCGGGCGCAGACCTCCGGCAGAGAAAACGTCAACCCCTTGGTAATCAGGCCATCTCACGCGAGCAGCCTTTGCCAGGATTCCAACTGCAGTAGTGACAGTACTTCTTCGTCGTCGTCCTCGCCGTCTTCGAAACAGAGCTCGACAAAACAAGGTGAAGGGAATGGGACTACCACAACGAGATATGGAGACACCGCGTCAATAGTGGTTGTGAATGCCAGTAATGGAGGATCTCCACCCGCTAAAGAATCTACGCCGATGTTATGGCCTGCGTGGGTTTACTGCACGAGATATTCGGATCGACCATCATCTG GCCCAAGGACACGGAAATTGAAAAAGAAGAAAAATGAGAAAGAAGACAAGCGACCCAGAACCGCGTTTACGGCTGAACAACTGCAGAGACTTAAGTCCGAGTTTCAGGCAAATCGCTACATAACAGAACAACGGAGACAGTCACTGGCCACAGAACTGAATCTCAATGAATCCCAAATCAAAATTTGGTTTCAGAATAAGAGGGCAAAAATCAAAAAGGGGAATGGCTACAAGAACGGCCTGGCTCTCCAACTCATGGCCCAAGGACTGTACAACCATTCCACAACCACGGTCCAAGAGGAGAAGGATGATAGCGAGTAA